In Humulus lupulus chromosome 6, drHumLupu1.1, whole genome shotgun sequence, a single genomic region encodes these proteins:
- the LOC133781928 gene encoding protein PELPK1-like, with protein MAYYQCIPNFVLPFLVLTSSFFISSMMVVEARHLLETTPSLPKVPEIPKPELPKMPELPKLDIPKVPEVPKPQVPKLPEVPHELPKPEIPKVPEVPKPEAPKLPEVPHELPKPETPKVPEVPKSEAPKLTELPKPELPKVPELPKPEVPKLHELSHDDVPKVPELPKLDAPKVPELPKLDAPKLPELPKFEAPKVPELPKFEVPKLPEFPHELPKPEIPKLPEIPHELPKTTLPTIPSLNTSPQTTTKP; from the coding sequence ATGGCTTATTATCAATGCATTCCAAACTTTGTGTTACCATTTCTGGTTCTTACTTCTTCTTTCTTTATCAGCAGCATGATGGTTGTCGAGGCACGCCATTTGCTAGAAACTACTCCTAGCTTACCAAAGGTACCTGAGATTCCAAAGCCCGAACTCCCAAAGATGCCTGAGCTGCCAAAGTTAGATATTCCTAAGGTTCCTGAAGTACCAAAACCACAAGTCCCAAAGTTGCCCGAGGTGCCTCATGAGCTACCAAAACCTGAAATTCCTAAGGTTCCTGAAGTACCGAAACCCGAAGCGCCAAAGTTGCCTGAGGTGCCTCATGAGCTGCCAAAGCCTGAAACTCCCAAGGTTCCTGAAGTGCCAAAATCCGAAGCCCCAAAGTTAACTGAGCTACCAAAGCCTGAACTCCCCAAAGTTCCTGAACTACCAAAGCCTGAAGTCCCTAAATTGCACGAACTGAGCCATGATGATGTCCCTAAGGTACCTGAATTGCCAAAACTTGATGCTCCTAAGGTGCCTGAATTGCCAAAACTTGATGCTCCTAAGTTGCCTGAATTGCCAAAATTCGAAGCTCCCAAGGTGCCTGAATTACCAAAATTTGAAGTTCCTAAGTTACCTGAATTTCCCCATGAACTTCCTAAGCCTGAAATTCCGAAGTTACCTGAAATCCCACATGAGCTTCCTAAGACCACATTACCAACCATTCCTTCCCTCAATACTTCACCTCAGACCACTACTAAGCCTTGA
- the LOC133781929 gene encoding protein PELPK1-like: MAYHRLPNLVLSFLVLTFSFCISSVMVAEAHQLLETPSLPKVPEIPKPELPKLPELPKFEIPKVPELPKPEAPKLPEVPHELPKPEIPKIPEVPKPEAPKLPELPHELSKPQIPKVPELPKSEAPKLPEVPKPELPKPELPKLHELSHNDDTPKVPELPKLDAPELPELPKLEVPKMPELPKFEVPKLPEMPHEFPKLDIPRLPELPHELPKPNFPTIPGLSKDNSMPSLNTPPKTSKP, from the coding sequence ATGGCTTATCATCGCCTCCCAAATTTGGTGTTATCATTTCTGGTTCTTACATTTTCTTTTTGTATCAGCAGCGTAATGGTTGCTGAGGCACACCAGTTGTTAGAGACTCCTAGCCTTCCAAAGGTACCTGAGATTCCAAAGCCCGAGCTTCCCAAGTTGCCCGAACTGCCAAAGTTTGAAATTCCTAAAGTTCCCGAACTACCAAAGCCTGAAGCCCCTAAATTGCCTGAGGTACCTCATGAGTTGCCAAAGCCTGAAATTCCCAAGATTCCTGAAGTGCCAAAACCCGAAGCCCCAAAGTTGCCTGAGCTGCCTCATGAGCTGTCAAAGCCTCAAATTCCCAAGGTTCCTGAACTGCCAAAATCCGAAGCCCCAAAGTTGCCTGAGGTGCCAAAGCCTGAACTCCCAAAGCCTGAACTCCCTAAGTTGCATGAATTGAGCCATAATGATGATACCCCTAAGGTACCCGAATTGCCAAAACTTGATGCTCCTGAGTTGCCTGAATTGCCAAAACTTGAAGTTCCAAAGATGCCAGAGTTGCCAAAATTTGAAGTTCCTAAGTTGCCTGAAATGCCCCATGAATTTCCTAAGCTTGACATTCCTAGATTACCTGAACTCCCACATGAGCTTCCTAAACCCAATTTTCCAACCATTCCTGGTCTTTCCAAGGATAACTCTATGCCTTCCCTCAACACCCCACCAAAGACCAGTAAGCCTTGA
- the LOC133784861 gene encoding uncharacterized protein LOC133784861 — MSERYRDRKSKRHTHFKKFYKGPDDWDEVLKNPPKDVNADEWKQICEFFRSPEFIARSVKNKINRDQMKYSTTQGTKSLAATRHEKLNPNLIEEWKEYHWTKKNKSFVNEDAERDYVKLKSTLEAETQQTVESGTDDSSSVDQMKILSQVLGERRGHQRGVGRTLKGKSLTRPS; from the exons ATGTCTGAGAGATACCGAGATAGGAAAAGTAAGCGGCACACCCACTTCAAAAAATTCTACAAAGGACCAGATGATTGGGATGAGGTCCTAAAGAATCCACCTAAAGATGTCAACGCCGATGAGTGGAaacaaatttgtgagttttttagGAGTCCAGAGTTTATTGCGCGCTcagtgaagaacaaaataaatcgAGACCAAATGAAGTACTCTACAACACAAGGAACGAAATCATTAGCGGCCACTCGTCACGAAAAA ttgaATCCGAACCTCATTGAGGAATGGAAGGAGTATCACTGGACAAAAAAGAATAAGAGTTTTGTCAACGAGGATGCTGAacgagattat GTTAAGTTAAAGTCAACTCTTGAAGCTGAGACTCAACAGACAGTTGAATCTGGTACCGATGATTCTTCCTCGGTCGATCAAATGAAGATACTAAGTCAAGTTCTTGGTGAAAGGCGAGGCCACCAGCGAGGAGTTGGCCGCACATTAAAGGGAAAATCATTAACTCGTCCATCTTAG